A window of candidate division KSB1 bacterium contains these coding sequences:
- a CDS encoding FtsX-like permease family protein: MKRSDVVKKSLTRFPRRHVNVILGTAVATAILVGALVIGDSVRGSLKSIALMNLGQTHVAMESGDRYFTESLAQDMSADLGVTVAPVLNLQAMAVFQGGDQRANQVQALGVDSTFWSLAPEPVTPESSEGVMINSHLAQTLGCGAGDELLIRLDRPDAMPLDTPFAHADAMTLTRRFTVAAVIDDRQFGRYTLRTTQVAPLNVYLPLEQLGYLVDLPGRVNTLLAGNVSADSAQSVLQRHYTLEDAELLLSEHDGGTRIESRRAFIESTLAQNIKQMADTPDVLLTYLVNSLNHNNQSTPYSFVTAGTPAGNELNPDKIIVNDWLAADLNLRSGDALTLRYYILDANQTLREKQRAFTVARILPMTHPVWSPRLMPDFPGLDQENCRDWESGFPIDYDRIRDKDEAYWDAYRGTPKAIVSLKAGQDMWANRFGAATAIDIEPQPARTAELLNQRLHPRDTGLLFQPVRERALQSAQQSTNFSQLFIGLSFFIIIAALILTALLYALNAERRRREIGSLLAMGFTVKGVRRLLLQEGAILAVTGGLVGIPLGLAYNGLLILAVKTIWHEIVGTTSLHMLVTWQSLLTGFAAGVLTALASILIVIRRHVKQEIVQLQQGTAAGPWKSRRDLIIGSITVIAALILILTTNPGQDRHAAVTFFISGACLLIGGLAWICVGIARLWHATSKTVNLRNAGFRNIARRPGRSLSLVGLLAMGVFLVFMVGANRTSTKQDQYERSAGTGGFALFMQTRVPILENLNSRQGRSEYNLKLPDSVRFVPFRVKEGDEASCLNLNRISRPRILGLQPERLAQRDAFSFVSRTKAVPEDDPWTALDQRFDEHTIPGIADQTVITWSLQMTVGDTLKYLDENGDDLNIVLAAGLANSVFQGNILISQEHFVRHFPSVSGHRLFLVDAPPAKADTALSELSWALQDYGVDISHTSERLMQFARVPNTYLSIFMILGGLGLLLGSIGFGLVVLRNLDVRRNELGLLLTVGFDHRQLRLILFAEHAPLMLTGILFGALASLLAVWPAITAPGADVPVVTMLVIVIVLLISGAGWTQLAIRNGLKGRMIEALRSE; encoded by the coding sequence ATGAAGCGTTCCGATGTTGTGAAAAAATCCCTGACCCGGTTCCCGCGACGGCATGTGAACGTGATACTCGGCACGGCGGTCGCGACCGCCATTCTCGTGGGTGCTCTGGTGATCGGCGATTCGGTGCGCGGCAGTTTAAAGAGCATTGCGCTGATGAATCTGGGTCAAACACACGTCGCCATGGAGAGTGGCGACCGCTATTTTACAGAAAGCCTGGCGCAGGACATGAGCGCCGATCTGGGTGTAACAGTGGCGCCGGTGCTGAATCTGCAGGCGATGGCCGTGTTTCAGGGCGGCGATCAGCGCGCCAATCAGGTTCAGGCGCTGGGCGTAGATTCAACCTTTTGGTCTCTTGCACCTGAACCGGTCACGCCTGAATCGAGTGAGGGTGTGATGATCAATTCGCATCTGGCGCAAACACTCGGCTGCGGCGCCGGCGACGAGCTGTTGATCCGCCTGGACCGTCCCGATGCCATGCCGCTGGATACGCCGTTTGCGCACGCCGATGCTATGACCCTCACCCGCCGGTTTACGGTCGCTGCGGTAATCGATGACCGGCAGTTCGGACGCTACACCCTGCGCACCACGCAGGTGGCGCCGCTGAATGTGTATCTGCCGCTGGAGCAGCTGGGATATCTCGTTGATTTGCCGGGCCGCGTCAATACGCTGCTCGCAGGTAATGTTTCAGCTGATTCCGCACAGTCGGTTCTGCAGCGGCATTATACGTTAGAGGATGCGGAATTGTTATTATCGGAACACGACGGCGGCACCCGCATCGAGTCCCGGCGCGCGTTCATCGAGTCGACTCTGGCGCAGAACATTAAACAGATGGCTGATACTCCCGATGTACTCTTGACCTATCTGGTCAATTCTCTAAATCATAACAACCAATCCACGCCTTATTCCTTTGTCACCGCCGGAACGCCTGCGGGCAACGAGCTAAACCCGGACAAAATCATTGTCAATGACTGGCTGGCCGCGGATCTGAATCTGCGCAGCGGTGATGCATTGACACTGCGTTATTATATTCTGGACGCGAATCAGACCCTGCGGGAAAAGCAGCGGGCATTTACGGTCGCGCGTATCCTGCCGATGACGCATCCGGTGTGGTCGCCGCGGTTGATGCCGGATTTCCCCGGACTGGATCAGGAAAACTGCCGTGACTGGGAATCCGGTTTTCCCATTGATTATGACCGCATCCGCGACAAGGATGAAGCCTACTGGGATGCCTATCGCGGCACACCCAAGGCGATTGTATCCCTAAAGGCGGGACAGGATATGTGGGCCAACCGGTTCGGGGCAGCCACAGCCATTGATATTGAACCGCAGCCCGCACGTACAGCAGAATTATTAAATCAGCGCCTGCATCCGCGCGATACCGGACTGCTGTTTCAGCCGGTGCGTGAACGCGCTTTACAGTCGGCACAGCAGTCCACGAATTTTTCCCAGCTGTTCATCGGATTGTCGTTTTTCATCATTATCGCGGCGCTGATTCTGACGGCGCTGCTGTACGCTCTGAATGCCGAACGGCGCCGACGTGAAATCGGATCGCTGCTGGCCATGGGATTTACGGTAAAAGGGGTGCGGCGCCTGCTGTTACAGGAAGGGGCTATTCTTGCAGTAACCGGCGGACTCGTCGGGATACCGCTGGGACTGGCGTATAACGGTCTGCTGATCCTGGCGGTCAAGACCATCTGGCACGAGATCGTCGGCACCACCAGTCTGCACATGCTGGTCACCTGGCAGTCGCTGCTCACTGGATTTGCCGCCGGAGTGCTCACGGCCCTCGCTTCGATTCTGATCGTCATCCGCCGGCATGTTAAACAGGAAATCGTACAGCTGCAGCAGGGGACGGCCGCGGGGCCGTGGAAATCCCGCCGGGACCTGATTATCGGCAGCATCACGGTCATCGCTGCGCTGATTCTGATTTTGACGACAAATCCGGGACAGGACCGCCATGCGGCGGTGACGTTTTTTATCTCCGGCGCCTGTCTGCTCATCGGCGGACTGGCCTGGATTTGTGTGGGCATCGCCCGGCTATGGCACGCCACCTCAAAAACGGTAAATCTGCGCAACGCCGGATTCCGCAACATCGCGCGGCGACCGGGACGCAGTTTGTCGCTGGTCGGACTTTTGGCCATGGGCGTGTTTCTGGTGTTCATGGTCGGCGCCAACCGCACCAGCACAAAGCAGGACCAGTATGAACGGTCCGCAGGTACCGGCGGATTTGCCCTGTTTATGCAGACGCGGGTACCGATTCTGGAAAACCTGAATAGCCGGCAAGGCCGGAGTGAATACAATCTCAAATTACCGGATTCCGTCCGTTTTGTGCCGTTCCGGGTGAAAGAGGGGGATGAAGCCAGCTGTTTGAATCTGAACCGGATCTCCAGACCGCGGATTCTCGGACTGCAGCCGGAGAGACTGGCGCAGCGCGACGCGTTCAGTTTTGTCAGTCGCACAAAAGCCGTGCCGGAAGATGATCCCTGGACCGCGCTGGATCAGCGGTTCGATGAACACACCATCCCCGGGATCGCGGATCAGACCGTGATCACCTGGAGCCTGCAAATGACGGTGGGGGACACGCTAAAATACTTGGATGAGAACGGCGATGATCTGAATATCGTGCTGGCAGCCGGACTGGCGAATTCGGTGTTTCAGGGTAATATTCTGATTTCGCAGGAGCATTTTGTCCGGCATTTCCCGTCGGTCAGCGGTCACCGGTTGTTTTTAGTGGACGCTCCCCCGGCCAAAGCGGATACGGCCTTGTCCGAGCTCAGCTGGGCGCTGCAGGATTACGGGGTGGATATCAGTCATACCTCGGAACGGCTGATGCAGTTTGCGCGCGTGCCCAACACCTATCTGTCTATTTTTATGATTCTGGGCGGACTCGGGTTGCTGCTGGGCAGTATCGGATTTGGTCTGGTGGTGCTGCGCAATCTGGACGTACGCCGCAATGAACTGGGACTGCTGCTGACCGTGGGATTTGATCACCGACAGCTGCGTTTGATACTGTTTGCCGAACACGCACCCTTGATGCTCACCGGCATCCTGTTCGGCGCTCTGGCGTCGCTGCTGGCCGTGTGGCCGGCGATCACCGCACCGGGCGCGGACGTGCCGGTCGTGACCATGCTGGTAATTGTAATCGTCCTCCTGATCAGTGGAGCAGGGTGGACGCAACTGGCGATCCGCAACGGATTAAAAGGTCGGATGATCGAGGCGCTGCGGAGTGAATAG
- a CDS encoding PIN domain-containing protein, producing the protein MNAKYFIDTNIFVYAFDQSDKNKQHTANQLIQDAHIERKGCISYQVIQEFLNVATNKFKQPLSISDCQRYLQSVLSPLCQVFTSVDLYQYALDIMQRWKYSFYDSLIIAAAIQANCGILYSEDMQHGQSVGSLTILDPFL; encoded by the coding sequence ATGAACGCTAAATACTTTATTGATACGAACATTTTTGTGTATGCATTTGATCAAAGCGACAAAAACAAGCAACACACTGCAAACCAGTTGATTCAGGATGCGCACATTGAACGCAAGGGTTGTATCAGTTACCAGGTGATTCAGGAATTTTTAAATGTGGCTACAAACAAATTCAAGCAGCCATTATCCATTTCAGATTGTCAGCGGTATCTGCAATCCGTTTTATCCCCATTGTGCCAGGTTTTTACAAGTGTAGATTTATATCAGTATGCACTTGACATCATGCAACGGTGGAAATATTCATTCTATGATTCCTTGATCATTGCCGCAGCAATCCAGGCAAATTGTGGTATACTATATTCCGAAGATATGCAGCATGGACAATCAGTGGGTTCTCTCACCATTCTTGATCCATTTTTATAA